A region of Pyxidicoccus parkwaysis DNA encodes the following proteins:
- a CDS encoding S53 family peptidase — translation MRGSILASLLVLSALCAAGCRDSDRLVSVSRPSGTHPPEPAPQPAPQPQPTPTPEPQPPPEPQPPPPDPDGPPPLPDNLDPTPEPTPDGVPAPLPGVYTDLGPAPNTDLIRGLVALPIRNRAELEASIKAIHDPRNERFRRYMTPSEWNARHAPWEQDVKLVTDHLQSAGLKLERVATNRLLIHFSGTVGQFNAAFGVQLIILERKSPQGGNEPHNVYGLPPNVEIKAPKYVKERIASIVAVDLPSEPGPLGGEFGEVPIHQPQPITAGLTPQQVASAYGLTPLYQKGFRGKGVKLGVTIGAGFRWKDLRAFWKIFGVQRADPTVVMTMEEPGTRYREGQLDVEWASVMAPEADVVVYMGPDARNTSMIYTFNEAIARGEVSVITDSFAHREDSEPRAVHEQYNASAMMAAALGITVVAAGGDSAGVDVPSSSPYVTSVGGTQLKMNGMNVTGEVAWLYSGSGISRTFPTPEWQQGLPKPPGRRAVADVALNADTGYWYTWLGVTSPNTGTSFASPVFAGLVAVVNSARLSQNKPPVGWLNPQLYTQREVQNSFRDITVGVTDRQHVAGPGWDIPTGWGAPNAHGLFSTLP, via the coding sequence ATGAGAGGAAGCATCCTTGCGAGCCTCCTGGTCCTGAGCGCCCTGTGCGCCGCGGGCTGTCGCGACTCGGACCGACTGGTCTCCGTTTCCCGGCCGAGCGGCACCCACCCTCCGGAGCCCGCTCCGCAGCCCGCGCCCCAGCCGCAACCAACTCCAACTCCCGAGCCCCAACCGCCTCCCGAGCCCCAGCCTCCGCCGCCGGACCCGGACGGCCCACCACCGCTGCCGGACAACCTGGACCCCACACCCGAGCCCACGCCGGACGGCGTGCCCGCGCCACTGCCCGGCGTCTACACGGACCTGGGCCCCGCGCCGAACACGGACCTCATCCGCGGCCTCGTGGCGCTGCCCATCCGCAACCGCGCGGAGCTGGAGGCGTCCATCAAGGCCATCCATGACCCGAGGAACGAACGCTTCCGCCGCTACATGACGCCGTCGGAGTGGAACGCGCGCCACGCGCCGTGGGAGCAGGACGTGAAGCTGGTGACGGACCACCTCCAGTCGGCGGGCCTCAAGCTGGAGCGCGTCGCCACCAACCGGCTGCTCATCCACTTCAGCGGCACGGTAGGCCAGTTCAACGCGGCCTTCGGCGTCCAGCTCATCATCCTGGAGCGCAAGTCCCCGCAGGGAGGCAATGAGCCGCACAACGTCTACGGCCTGCCTCCCAATGTGGAAATCAAGGCGCCGAAGTACGTGAAGGAGCGCATCGCCTCCATCGTCGCGGTGGACCTGCCCTCCGAGCCCGGCCCGCTGGGCGGCGAGTTCGGCGAGGTGCCCATTCATCAGCCCCAGCCCATCACCGCCGGCCTCACGCCTCAGCAGGTGGCGAGCGCGTACGGCCTCACGCCGCTGTACCAGAAGGGCTTCCGCGGCAAGGGCGTGAAGCTGGGCGTCACCATCGGCGCGGGCTTCCGGTGGAAGGACCTGCGCGCCTTCTGGAAGATTTTTGGCGTGCAGCGCGCGGACCCCACCGTGGTGATGACCATGGAGGAGCCCGGGACGCGCTACCGCGAGGGACAGCTCGACGTGGAGTGGGCCAGCGTCATGGCTCCCGAGGCGGACGTCGTCGTCTACATGGGCCCGGACGCTCGCAACACGTCGATGATCTACACCTTCAACGAGGCCATCGCCCGGGGCGAGGTGTCCGTCATCACCGACTCGTTCGCCCACCGCGAGGACTCGGAGCCCCGGGCGGTCCACGAGCAGTACAACGCCTCCGCGATGATGGCCGCCGCGCTCGGCATCACCGTGGTGGCGGCGGGCGGTGACTCGGCCGGCGTGGACGTGCCCTCCTCCAGCCCGTACGTCACCTCCGTGGGCGGCACGCAGCTCAAGATGAACGGCATGAACGTGACGGGCGAGGTGGCCTGGCTCTACTCGGGCTCGGGCATCAGCCGGACCTTCCCCACTCCCGAGTGGCAACAGGGGCTGCCGAAGCCGCCTGGCCGCCGCGCCGTGGCGGACGTGGCCCTCAACGCGGACACCGGGTACTGGTACACGTGGCTGGGCGTGACGAGCCCCAACACGGGCACCTCGTTCGCCTCACCCGTCTTCGCGGGGCTGGTGGCCGTGGTGAACAGCGCGCGCCTGTCCCAGAACAAGCCGCCGGTGGGGTGGCTCAACCCGCAGCTCTACACGCAGCGCGAGGTGCAGAACTCCTTCCGGGACATCACCGTGGGCGTCACCGACCGGCAGCACGTGGCCGGCCCCGGCTGGGACATCCCCACCGGGTGGGGCGCCCCCAACGCGCACGGCCTGTTCAGTACCCTTCCCTG
- a CDS encoding HEAT repeat domain-containing protein, protein MRLLRTALVLVLLAPGAVLAQEDTRLAFLGRQLQQGKDPRTRSQAALVLGATEDPEAVPLLCGGLKDASELVRAAVAKSLAKLQEPSALGCLQAHKGEADAAAKAAVDDAVAALKAYQARPPRFYVAMDALKDRTGKLPAELVKATEARLRSRLMRRGGLVAPPKESKAAAKGALKKLGVHGFRITPEIRATESGGLQVAIVCLSYPEMSLMGQVEVNAAGAQPGDLLKALIPKAVEDAAETFEWNGET, encoded by the coding sequence ATGCGGCTGCTGCGAACTGCCCTCGTCCTCGTCCTCCTCGCGCCCGGCGCGGTCCTGGCCCAGGAGGACACCCGTCTGGCCTTCCTCGGGCGCCAGCTCCAGCAGGGCAAGGACCCGCGCACGCGCTCCCAGGCGGCGCTGGTGCTGGGCGCCACGGAGGACCCGGAGGCGGTGCCGCTCTTGTGCGGAGGCCTGAAGGACGCGAGCGAGCTGGTGCGCGCGGCGGTGGCCAAGAGCCTGGCGAAGCTGCAGGAGCCGTCCGCGCTGGGCTGCCTCCAGGCGCACAAGGGCGAGGCGGACGCGGCGGCGAAGGCGGCAGTGGATGACGCGGTGGCGGCGCTGAAGGCGTACCAGGCGCGTCCGCCGCGCTTCTACGTGGCCATGGACGCGCTGAAGGACCGCACGGGCAAGCTGCCGGCGGAGCTGGTGAAGGCGACGGAGGCGCGGCTGCGCTCGCGGCTGATGCGCCGGGGAGGCCTGGTGGCGCCGCCGAAGGAGTCGAAGGCGGCGGCGAAGGGCGCGCTGAAGAAGCTGGGCGTGCACGGCTTCCGCATCACCCCGGAGATACGCGCGACGGAGAGCGGCGGACTGCAGGTGGCCATCGTCTGCCTCTCGTACCCGGAGATGTCATTGATGGGGCAGGTGGAAGTGAATGCCGCGGGCGCGCAGCCCGGAGACCTCCTCAAGGCGCTGATACCGAAGGCGGTGGAGGACGCGGCGGAAACCT